In a single window of the Silvimonas iriomotensis genome:
- a CDS encoding alpha/beta fold hydrolase, with amino-acid sequence MSKSFTVHTEGADIACDVEGQGPLLLLVVGGNGDSGRFARLSAQLADRYTVVRYDRRANFRSTGDVHAELNMAQQGRDGAAVIAAMQGGPAYVFGNSAGANIALQIAQDHPQWVRGLVDHEPPITDILKDGPQWRQFFDQVSHTFETEGGAAAMKLFASSFVGLGDGAAAPADQDGNFYRFLKYEFNVINHFVPDVAALRQVPMVTAVGRASGNAFYAQTAHELARQVPCPCVEMVGHHMGYAVDAATFADELHQILCALPARLA; translated from the coding sequence ATGAGCAAGTCATTCACGGTTCACACCGAAGGCGCAGATATTGCGTGTGATGTAGAAGGGCAAGGCCCGTTGTTGTTGCTGGTGGTGGGCGGCAATGGCGACAGCGGCCGTTTTGCCCGTCTTTCTGCGCAACTGGCAGACCGTTATACGGTGGTGCGCTACGATCGCCGGGCCAATTTTCGCAGTACCGGTGACGTGCACGCAGAGCTGAACATGGCGCAGCAAGGTCGTGACGGCGCGGCGGTGATAGCTGCCATGCAAGGCGGGCCGGCTTATGTATTTGGTAACAGCGCAGGGGCGAATATTGCGTTGCAGATTGCCCAGGATCACCCGCAATGGGTGCGCGGGCTGGTGGATCATGAACCGCCAATCACCGATATCCTGAAAGATGGCCCGCAATGGCGGCAGTTTTTTGATCAGGTCAGTCACACCTTCGAGACCGAGGGTGGAGCGGCGGCCATGAAGCTTTTTGCCTCTTCATTTGTCGGATTGGGCGATGGCGCAGCGGCGCCGGCGGATCAGGATGGCAATTTCTATCGTTTCCTGAAGTATGAGTTCAACGTGATCAACCATTTCGTGCCGGATGTGGCGGCGTTGCGCCAGGTTCCCATGGTCACGGCCGTTGGCCGGGCCAGCGGGAATGCGTTTTACGCGCAAACCGCGCATGAACTGGCGCGCCAGGTGCCGTGCCCGTGTGTAGAGATGGTGGGGCACCATATGGGGTACGCCGTTGATGCGGCGACGTTTGCCGATGAACTGCATCAGATTCTTTGTGCCTTGCCCGCCCGCCTGGCTTGA
- a CDS encoding carbohydrate-binding protein — protein MNKPQLRRLTRLCALTFGATLPVLLASQLAHADVPTWVDGSTYTAGTIVYYNGHDYQALVTQTDYVGANWNPAATPSLWKDLGAVSTTPTPTPAPTPAPTPTPVATPAPTPVPTPAPTPAPTPAPTPAPTPSGCAAAWNASTAYSAGATVSVNGVNYKANWWTQGVNPSTNNGGDGSGQPWTVVSNCGSTTPTPTPTPVPTPTPTPVPTPTPTPVPTPTPTPTPTPAPTPSGAVTTTGKINFHLLLGAGTAQDSLTLDGDNYTDLIMSNMIAGVMYGHLVQQYYPGLQFEKDYLYGSVLGQLLQENLETQVYQASSTLIDPSSDQQAVMGAGQGGPYQINNYAADMVSGSYTPAGHSLINFIALQKNIGYTLADAPTQYTKATPPSFNNKYYGPMLTAYFHYNDMVALVEIGKGTGGWTTPWQPAFDNTLVNFKSLPNNFFDVLLNVAYNQGYYGTLMSSYSQLGATATAATVATVNDWSSVWGKTDTYQQYPYQVRYYLNQFYDRPIPTTSATALTTPQNHVAFNMTTLGTVFSNVFTTLSYVNSSGQGAFIPAASIQAAYTTALQQHSVVASSTLDLSNTTDRATIFAVLEDAIKNLETSLGVQFNATTNSQI, from the coding sequence ATGAACAAACCGCAATTGCGCCGTTTGACGCGCCTGTGCGCCCTGACGTTTGGCGCGACACTCCCCGTTTTGCTGGCCAGCCAGCTTGCCCATGCCGATGTCCCGACCTGGGTTGATGGCAGCACCTATACCGCCGGCACCATCGTTTATTACAACGGCCATGATTACCAGGCGCTGGTGACGCAGACCGATTACGTCGGCGCCAACTGGAACCCCGCCGCCACCCCCAGCCTGTGGAAAGACCTGGGCGCGGTAAGCACCACGCCGACACCGACACCGGCCCCCACGCCCGCACCCACGCCGACCCCTGTCGCCACCCCGGCACCGACGCCTGTGCCGACCCCAGCCCCGACACCAGCACCCACGCCCGCACCAACGCCGGCACCGACGCCGTCCGGTTGTGCTGCCGCCTGGAATGCCAGCACCGCCTATAGCGCTGGCGCGACCGTCAGCGTCAATGGCGTGAACTACAAAGCCAACTGGTGGACGCAAGGCGTGAACCCGAGCACCAACAATGGCGGCGACGGCAGCGGCCAGCCGTGGACGGTGGTCAGCAACTGCGGCAGCACCACGCCGACGCCTACCCCGACGCCGGTGCCAACACCGACCCCCACACCCGTCCCGACGCCCACGCCCACGCCGGTGCCAACGCCCACCCCGACACCGACACCGACGCCTGCACCCACACCGTCTGGCGCCGTCACCACCACTGGCAAGATCAACTTCCACTTGCTGCTGGGCGCGGGCACGGCGCAAGACAGCCTGACGCTGGATGGCGATAACTACACCGACCTGATCATGTCCAACATGATCGCCGGCGTGATGTACGGCCACCTGGTGCAGCAGTACTACCCGGGCCTGCAGTTTGAAAAAGACTATCTGTACGGTTCCGTGCTGGGCCAGTTGCTGCAGGAAAACCTGGAAACCCAGGTCTACCAGGCCAGCAGCACGCTGATTGACCCGTCGTCTGACCAGCAAGCCGTGATGGGCGCAGGCCAGGGCGGCCCGTACCAGATCAACAACTACGCCGCCGATATGGTCTCTGGCAGCTACACGCCGGCCGGCCACTCGCTGATCAACTTCATCGCGCTGCAAAAGAACATCGGCTACACCCTGGCCGACGCCCCGACGCAGTACACCAAAGCCACCCCGCCCTCGTTCAACAACAAGTACTACGGCCCGATGCTGACCGCGTACTTCCATTACAACGACATGGTGGCGCTGGTCGAGATCGGCAAAGGCACCGGCGGCTGGACCACGCCGTGGCAACCGGCGTTCGACAACACCCTGGTGAACTTCAAGAGCCTGCCGAACAACTTCTTCGACGTCCTCTTGAACGTGGCCTACAACCAGGGCTACTACGGCACGCTGATGTCCAGCTACAGCCAGCTGGGCGCCACGGCCACCGCAGCCACCGTAGCCACGGTGAACGACTGGAGCAGCGTCTGGGGCAAGACGGATACGTACCAGCAATATCCGTATCAGGTACGTTATTACCTGAACCAGTTCTACGATCGCCCGATCCCCACCACCAGCGCCACAGCACTGACCACACCGCAGAACCACGTGGCGTTCAACATGACCACACTGGGCACCGTGTTCAGCAACGTGTTCACGACGCTGTCTTATGTAAACAGCAGCGGTCAGGGCGCGTTTATCCCGGCGGCATCGATTCAGGCGGCGTATACCACCGCGCTGCAGCAGCACAGCGTGGTGGCCAGCAGCACGCTGGACCTGTCTAACACAACTGACCGGGCCACGATCTTTGCCGTGCTGGAAGACGCCATCAAGAACCTGGAAACCAGCCTGGGCGTGCAGTTCAACGCCACGACCAATTCCCAGATCTGA
- a CDS encoding MFS transporter, translating to MPIALLALTISAFAIGTTEFVIVGLIPDIAANLGVSLPSAGLLVSLYALGVAVGAPVLTALTGKLPRKTLLVALMVLFTLGNLLAWHAPGYTSLIVARVLTGMTHGVFFSIGSTIATSLVPREKAASAIAIMFTGLTVALVTGVPLGTFIGQHFGWRETFLVVSALGALAVAGSLAFVPASIARNAPVSLIRQLDVLRQPRLLLVYAITALGYGGSFIAFTFLAPMLRDVTGLGPNAVSLVLLAYGVSVAVGNIWGGKLADRLGPVGALKRIFMLLALVLLVLTFTAPHPVLLVATVLVWGAVAFGNVAGLQVYVVQQAEHFVPGAVDVASGLNIAAFNVGIAFGAWAGGLVVAHFGLMHTPWIGALLALGALGLTVWSGRLDDANPIPVSARPVVVGGH from the coding sequence ATGCCGATTGCCTTGCTGGCGCTGACCATCAGCGCGTTTGCCATCGGGACCACCGAGTTCGTGATCGTGGGCCTGATTCCTGATATTGCCGCCAACCTGGGCGTGTCTTTACCTTCTGCCGGGCTGCTGGTCAGCCTGTACGCGCTGGGCGTGGCGGTGGGCGCGCCGGTGCTGACTGCGCTTACCGGCAAGTTGCCACGCAAAACGCTGCTGGTGGCGTTGATGGTGCTGTTCACTCTGGGCAATCTGCTGGCCTGGCACGCGCCGGGGTATACCTCGCTGATCGTGGCGCGGGTGCTCACCGGCATGACGCACGGGGTGTTTTTCTCGATTGGCTCGACCATTGCCACCAGCCTGGTCCCGCGTGAAAAAGCGGCCAGCGCCATTGCCATCATGTTTACCGGGCTGACGGTAGCGCTGGTCACGGGCGTGCCGCTGGGGACGTTTATCGGGCAGCACTTTGGCTGGCGCGAGACCTTCCTGGTGGTGTCCGCGCTGGGTGCGCTGGCGGTGGCGGGCAGCCTTGCGTTTGTGCCGGCCAGCATTGCCCGCAACGCGCCGGTATCGCTGATCAGACAGCTTGATGTGCTGCGCCAGCCGCGGCTCTTGCTGGTGTATGCCATTACTGCGCTGGGCTACGGCGGCTCGTTTATTGCCTTTACCTTTCTGGCCCCCATGCTGCGCGATGTCACGGGTTTGGGCCCCAATGCCGTCAGCCTGGTGCTGCTGGCCTACGGTGTTTCGGTGGCGGTGGGCAATATCTGGGGTGGCAAGCTGGCAGACCGGCTGGGGCCGGTGGGCGCGCTCAAACGCATCTTCATGCTGCTGGCGCTGGTGTTGCTGGTGTTGACCTTCACCGCGCCGCACCCGGTTTTGCTGGTCGCCACCGTGCTGGTCTGGGGTGCGGTCGCTTTTGGCAACGTCGCCGGATTGCAGGTGTATGTGGTGCAGCAGGCGGAACACTTTGTACCAGGCGCAGTGGATGTCGCCTCGGGCCTGAATATCGCCGCTTTCAATGTCGGGATTGCCTTCGGGGCGTGGGCGGGCGGTCTGGTCGTGGCGCATTTTGGCCTGATGCACACGCCGTGGATTGGCGCCTTGCTGGCGCTGGGGGCACTGGGGCTGACGGTGTGGTCTGGCCGGCTGGATGACGCCAACCCGATTCCGGTTTCTGCCCGGCCGGTGGTTGTGGGCGGCCACTGA